From one Drosophila gunungcola strain Sukarami chromosome 2R unlocalized genomic scaffold, Dgunungcola_SK_2 000006F, whole genome shotgun sequence genomic stretch:
- the LOC128254609 gene encoding periodic tryptophan protein 2 homolog, which produces MKFSYKFSNLLGTIYRNGNLVFTPDGNSVISPVGNRITVYDLKNNKSRTLSLESRYNYTNLALSPDGSLLIAVNENGEAQLISMMSCTVIHRHKFQTGVQCICFSPNGAYFAVAVQNIVLIFCAPGEITGEYNPFVLRRRFLGGFDDVTWLDWSSDSRLLAIGCRDSSTKICAINYTTNFRTYNLSGHTDAIVACFFEANSLHLNTISRNGQLCLWECSMAPSDLEDAERPAIAPPQRKRDKKAESDNESEDDVENVVEKEAVKDEAAKEADDDNDLKDEAEKKKHPFFYKKLTRHYLADEPRKEQRDVQLTAANYNTRTKVLVVAFSSGAFYLYELPDVNMIHSLSISDYPISAALFNCTGDWVALASREIGQLLVWEWQSEQYIMKQQGHSSEMTCIAYSSDGQFIATGGEDSKVKLWNTQSSFCFVTFSEHTSGVTGIQFSRNKKFLVSSSLDGTVRAFDVNRYRNFRTFTSPSPAQFSCVAVDYSGELVAAGGQDVFDIFLWSVKTGKLLEIISGHEGPVASIAFSPVATSSSLVSGSWDKTVKIWNCLESNSEHETIDAVSDVTNVAFSPSGEEIAVATLSGNITIFDIKSAGQVTSIEGRNDLSGGRLETDIITAKKNAQANYFSTIEYSADGECILAAGKSANICIYHVREAILLKKFEITQNHSLDGLNDFISRKHLSEFGNMALVENREELEGGKVAIRLPGVRSGDLSSRRFQQEVRVFSVKFSPTGQAFAAAGTEGLCIYALDKGVVFDPFDLSLEVTPKAVHECLKKHNYTKALVMSLKLNEPNLIALVLERVPYKDIELVCADLSPEFAQRLLQQLARHLQATPHIEFYLQWSCCLLTKHGNQDGVFQHTGLLSLHEVLSRKYEMLNKICDYNKYTLRVLLDRADKLEQENEGKPSAMEEDSDEEMLLIRSKDDQNGQSQFSDEEESASESEEDV; this is translated from the exons ATGAAGTTTTCCTATAAA TTTTCCAACCTTTTGGGCACAATATATCGCAATGGAAACTTGGTTTTCACGCCAGATGGAAATTCGGTTATCAGTCCGGTCGGCAACAGGATAACAGTCTACGATTTAAAAAA CAACAAATCCCGAACCCTGTCCCTGGAATCACGATATAACTACACGAACCTGGCTCTGTCGCCAGATGGAAGTCTGCTGATTGCGGTCAACGAAAATGGAGAGGCTCAGCTCATCAGCATGATGTCCTGTACAGTGATACATCGGCACAAGTTCCAGACGGGCGTCCAGTGCATCTGCTTCAGTCCCAACGGCGCATATTTCGCCGTGGCGGTGCAGAACATAGTGCTCATATTCTGTGCTCCGGGTGAGATCACCGGAGAGTACAATCCTTTCGTGCTGAGGCGGAGGTTTCTGGGCGGCTTTGACGACGTCACCTGGCTGGACTGGTCCTCGGACTCTCGTCTCCTGGCCATCGGTTGTCGCGATAGCTCCACCAAAATCTGCGCCATTAACTACACGACGAACTTCCGCACCTACAATCTGAGTGGCCACACGGATGCCATTGTGGCCTGCTTCTTCGAGGCGAACAGTTTGCATCTGAACACCATAAGTCGCAATGGTCAGCTGTGTTTGTGGGAGTGCAGCATGGCTCCTTCCGACTTGGAGGATGCGGAGAGGCCGGCCATTGCTCCTCCTCAGAGAAAAAGGGATAAAAAGGCAGAATCCGACAATGAGTCTGAAGATGACGTTGAAAATGTGGTGGAAAAAGAAGCTGTTAAGGACGAGGCTGCCAAAGAAGCCGATGATGACAATGATTTGAAGGATGAGGCAGAGAAGAAGAAACATCCCTTCTTCTACAAGAAACTTACCCGTCATTATTTGGCCGATGAGCCGCGCAAGGAGCAGCGAGATGTGCAGCTGACGGCAGCCAACTACAACACTCGCACCAAGGTGCTGGTCGTCGCCTTTAGCTCCGGAGCCTTTTACCTCTATGAACTGCCCGACGTCAACATGATTCACTCGCTGAGCATCTCCGACTATCCCAtttcggcggccctcttcaaCTGCACGGGTGACTGGGTGGCCTTGGCTTCTCGGGAGATTGGTCAACTTCTAGTATGGGAGTGGCAGAGCGAACAGTACATTATGAAACAGCAGGGGCACAGCAGCGAGATGACCTGCATTGCCTACTCCTCGGATGGTCAGTTCATAGCCACCGGTGGCGAGGACTCCAAAGTGAAGCTGTGGAACACGCAGAGCAGCTTCTGTTTTGTCACTTTCAGCGAGCACACGAGTGGAGTGACTGGCATCCAGTTTAGCAGGAACAAGAAGTTCCTGGTCAGCAGCTCTCTGGATGGCACAGTGCGTGCTTTTGATGTAAACAG ATACCGCAACTTTAGGACTTTCACTTCGCCAAGTCCGGCTCAGTTCTCCTGCGTTGCAGTTGATTACTCTGGCGAACTGGTTGCGGCTGGTGGTCAGGACGTGTTTGACATATTCCTCTGGTCGGTGAAGACGGGCAAATTGCTGGAGATCATCAGTGGCCATGAGGGACCTGTTGCTTCCATAGCATTCTCCCCAGTGGCCACCTCATCCAGCTTGGTGTCTGGTTCTTGGGACAAGACCGTCAAGATATGGAACTGTTTGGAGAGCAACAGCGAGCACGAAACTATCGATGCTGTTTCAGATGTTACTAACGTGGCCTTCAGTCCCAGTGGTGAGGAG ATTGCCGTGGCCACTCTGAGCGGTAATATAACCATTTTTGATATCAAATCTGCGGGACAAGTGACCAGCATAGAGGGTCGCAATGATCTGAGCGGGGGCCGCCTGGAAACCGATATAATAACAGCGAAAAAGAATGCCCAGGCCAA TTATTTCTCGACCATTGAGTACTCCGCGGATGGCGAATGCATACTGGCTGCTGGCAAGTCGGCCAACATTTGTATATACCACGTCAGGGAGGCTATACTCCTGAAGAAATTCGAAATCACACAGAACCACAGCTTAGATGGTCTTAAT GACTTCATAAGTCGAAAACATTTAAGTGAGTTTGGTAACATGGCCCTGGTGGAAAACCGTGAAGAGTTGGAGGGTGGCAAGGTGGCCATTAGATTGCCGGGAGTTCGCAGCGGAGACTTGTCCTCCAGACGATTTCAGCAGGAGGTTAGAGTGTTCTCCGTGAAGTTCTCACCCACGGGTCAGGCATTTGCTGCGGCCGGAACTGAAGGACTCTGTATATATGCCTTGGACAAGG GCGTTGTCTTCGATCCCTTTGACCTGTCGCTGGAAGTCACACCAAAAGCGGTCCACGAGTGCCTCAAAAAGCATAACTACACCAAGGCGCTGGTCATGTCCCTGAAGCTAAACGAGCCCAATTTGATTGCCCTAGTGCTGGAGCGAGTGCCGTATAAGGACA TCGAGCTGGTTTGTGCGGATCTGTCGCCGGAGTTTGCCCAGCGACTGCTTCAACAATTGGCCCGCCATCTCCAGGCCACGCCGCACATCGAGTTCTATCTGCAGTGGAGCTGCTGTCTGCTGACCAAACACGGCAACCAGGATGGAGTCTTTCAGCACACGGGACTGCTGTCCTTGCACGAGGTGCTGTCGAGGAAGTACGAAATGCTCAACAAGAT ctGCGACTATAACAAATATACGTTGAGAGTACTCTTAGACAGGGCTGACAAATTGGAGCAGGAAAACGAGGGCAAACCAAGTGCCATGGAGGAAGATAGTGATGAGGAAATGCTACTCATCAGGTCAAAGGATGACCAGAACGGGCAGTCGCAGTTTAGCGACGAGGAGGAGAGTGCCAGTGAATCGGAAGAAGACGTATAG